tagtgtccaggtgttgtgtccgtacagtaactcagtcatgtagtgtccaggtgttgtgtccgtaccgtaactcagtcatgtagtgtccaggtgttgtgtctgtaccgtaactcagtcatgtagtgtccaggtgttgtgtctataccgtaactcagtcatgtagtgtccaggtgttgtgtctgtaccgtaactcagtcatgtagtgtccaggtgtcacctgtccgtaccgtaactcagtcatgtagtgtccaggtgtcacctgtctgtaccgtaactcagtcatgtagtgtccaggtgtaacctgtctgtaccgtaactcagtcatgtagtgtccaggtgttgtgtctgtaccgtgactcagtcatgtagtgtccaggtgttgtgtccgtaccgtaactcagtcatgtagtgtccaggtgtaacctgtctgtaccgtaactcagtcatgtagtgtccaggtgtcacctgtctgtaccgtaactcagtcatgtagtgtccaggtgtcacctgtctgtaccgtaactcagtcatgtagtgtccaggtgttgtgtctgtaccgtaactcagtcatgtagtgtccaggtgtcacctgtccgtaccgtaactcagtcatgtagtgtccaggtgttgtgtccgtaccgtaactcagtcatgtagtgtccaggtgttgtgtctgtaccgtaactcagtcatgtagtgtccaggtgttgtgtccgtaccgtaactcagtcatgtggtgtccaggtgttgtgtccgtaccgtaactcagtcatgtagtgtccaggtgttgtgtccgtaccgtaactcagtcatgtggtgtccaggtgttgtgtctgtaccgtaactcagtcatgtagtgtccaggtgttgtgtccgtaccgtaactcagtcatgtagtgtccaggtgtcacctgtctgtaccgtaactcagtcatgtagtgtccaggtgtaacctgtctgtaccgtaactcagtcatgtagtgtccaggtgttgtgtctgtaccgtaactcagtcatgtagtgtccaggtgtaacctgtctgtaccgtaactcagtcatgtagtgtccaggtgttgtgtccgtaccgtaactcagtcatgtggtgtccaggtgttgtgtccgtaccgtaactcagtcatgtagtgtccaggtgtaacctgtctgtaccgtaactcagtcatgtagtgtccaggtgttgtgtccgtaccgtaactcagtcatgtagtgtccaggtgttgtgactgtaccgtaactcagtcatgtagtgtccaggtgtaacctgtctgtaccgtaactcagtcatgtagtgtccaggtgttgtgtccgtaccgtaactcagtcatgtagtgtccaggtgtaacctgtccgcaaactcagtcatgtagtgtccaggtgttgtgtccgtaccgtaactcagtcatgtagtgtccaggtgtaacctgtctataccgtaactcagtcatgtggtgtccaggtgttgtgtccgtaccgtaactcagtcatgtagtgtccaggtgttgtgtccgtaccgtaactcagtcatgtagtgtccaggtgttgtgtccgtaccgtaactcagtcatgtagtgtccaggtgtcacctgtctgtaccgtaactcagtcatgtagtgtccaggtgttgtgtccgtaccgtaactcagtcatgtagtgtccaggtgtcacatgtctgtaccgtaactcattcatgtagtgtccaggtgttgtgtccgtaccgtaactcagtcatgtagtgtccaggtgttgtgtccgtaccgtaactcagtcatgtggtgtccaggtgtaacctgtctataccgtaactcagtcatgtagggtccaggtgttgtgtccgtaccgtaactcagtcatgtagtgtccaggtgttgtgtccgtaccgtaactcagtcatgtagtgtccaggtgtaacctgtctgtaccgtaactcagtcatgtagtgtccaggtgtcacctgtctgtaccgtaactcagtcatgtagtgtccaggtgtcacctgtctgtaccgtaactcagtcatgtagtgtccaggtgttgtgtccgtaccgtaactcagtcatgtagtgtccaggtgttgtgtccgtaccgtaactcagtcatgtagtgtccaggtgttgtgtctgtaccgtaactcagtcatgtagtgtccaggtgtcacctgtctgtaccgtaactcagtcatgtagtgtccaggtgtaacctgtctgtaccgtaactcagtcatgtagtgtccaggtgtaacctgtctgtaccgtaactcagtcatgtagtgtccaggtgttgtgtccgtggtaactcagtcatgtagtgtccaggtgttgtgtctgtaccgtaactcagtcatgtagtgtccaggtgttgtgtccgtaccgtaactcagtcatgtagtgtccaggtgtaacctgtctgtaccgtaactcagtcatgtagtgtccaggtgtaacctgtccgtaccgtaactcagtcatgtagtgtccacagtgtccaggtgtaacctgtctgtaccgtaactcagtcatgtagtgtccaggtgtcacctgtccgtaccgtaactcagtcatgtagtgtccaggtgttgtgtccgtaccgtaactcagtcatgtagtgtccaggtgttgtgtctgtaccgtaactcagtcatgtagtgtccaggtgtaacctgtccgtaccgtaactcagtcatgtagtgtccaggtgttgtgtccgtaccgtaactcagtcatgtagtgtccaggtgttgtgtccgtaccgtaactcagtcatgtagtgtccaggtgtcacctgtctgtaccgtaactcagtcatgtagtgtccaggtgttgtgtctgtaccgtaactcagtcatgtagtgtccaggtgtaacctgtctgtaccgtaactcagtcatgtagtgtccaggtgttgtgtccgtaccgtaactcagtcatgtagtgtccaggtgtaacctgtctgtaccgtaactcagtcatgtagtgtccaggtgttgtgtctgtaccgtaactcagtcatgatGTGGTCAGTCCCTGGCCCTAGTGTCCAGGTGTTACCTGTCTGTACCATGATGTGGTCAGTCCCTGGCCCTGGGCGGCTGGTAATACTGGACCGTGGGTCGTGTCCTCGTGGTGGTCCTAGGCTGCCCATCTCCCCCGCGCCGGTACTCtagcccctcctcttccttctgccGCCACACATACAGACCTACCATCAGTTTGTTTATTTAAATCATACTGAATACGAttctattctttttttttttatttatctttatttaactaggcaagtcagttgagaaaaacttcttattttcaatgacggactaggaacagtgggttaactgcctgttcaggggcagaacgacggatttgtaccttgtcagctcgggggtttgaacttgcaaccttgcaaccgttactagtccaacgctctaaccactaggctaccctgccaccctccctctttccctcctccctccctccctcctcccctacctaccgaccgaccgacctccctccctccctccctcccctcccgacctccctccctccctccctccctcccgacctcccctccctcccgccgtccctccctccctccctccccgccgtccccccccctccctccctccctccctccctccctccctccctccctccctccctccctccttccgtccctccctccctccctccccctccttccgtccctccctccccccccccccctccccccctccttccgtccctcccctcccccctccctccctccccctccttccgtccctccctccctccccctccttccgtccctccctcccccctccttccgtccctccctctctccctccctccccctccctccctccctccgccgttctgacctgatcctagatctgcactCTGGACTAAAGACACTGTGAATGCACTGCGCTGGTTTAAGAGCTGATATGAGAGCAGCAGACCTTCCTGAAGGCTAAACCACGTTGTGTCAGTCTGTGTCTTCACACCTGAATATGAGGCGCCATCTTAGGACTTTCTATTAGGCAGAACGAAGGCTCATTCTCAATGAGTCTTTCCTCGTTTCCTCacatcctcttttcctctcctccttctctaaaACCCATTAGAGGAGACGGactaggggtggggggggggcgccTTGGACATTCTCAATGAGTCTTTCCTCGTTTCCTTacatcctcttttcctctcctccttctctaaaACCCATTAGAGGAGACGGACTAGGGGTGGGGGGCCTTGGACATTCTCAATGAGTCTTTCCTCGTTTCCTTacatcctcttttcctctcctccttctctaaaACCCATTAGAGGAGACGGActaggggtggggggggtgggggggggcctTGGACATTCTCAATGAGTCTTTCCTCGTTTCCTTacatcctcttttcctctcctccttctctaaacCCATTAGAGGAGACGGactaggggtgggggtgggggtgggggggggcctTGGACATTCTCAATGAGTCTTTCCTCGTTTCCTTacatcctcttttcctctcctccttctctaaaACCCATTAGAGGAGACGGActaggggtggggggtggggggggcctTGGACATTCTCAATGAGTCTTTCCTCGTCTCCTCacatcctcttttcctctcctcattctctaaAACCCATTAGAGGAGACAGactaggggtggggggggggggggagcctTGGACATTCTCCTCCAATACGGTTTGAgaagctggagaggagagaggacgtgaGGGATCGTGGAAAGGTGAGTCGAGACAGAGCAACTGTAGTCCCGTAAATGCTTACCCAGAAGTCCGTGCTGACCGGTCTGATGTTGTGTAGAAGGACCTCCTCACAGTTTCCATACTCAGTGAAGACCACGACGGCCGTGAGACCGGAGGGATGAACAGCATCTATCCTGGACCTGTAGAACTACACACAGAGGTGTCATTACACACAGCATCTATCCTGGACCTGTAGAACTACACACAGAGGTGTCATTACACACAGCATCTATCCTGGACCTGTAGAACTACACACAGAGGTGTCATTACACACAGCATCTATCCTGGACCTGTAGAACTACACACAGAGGTGTCATTACACACAGCATCTATCCTGGACCTGTAGAACTACACACAGAGGTGTCATTACACACAGCATCTATCCTGGACCTGTAGAACTACACAGAGGTGTCATTACACACagccatgactcccatctatctaaccatgactcccatctacctcaccatgactcccatctacctaaccatgactcccatctatctaaccatgactcccatctacctcaccatgactcccatctatctaactatgactcccatctatctaaccacaactcccatctatctaaccacgactcccatctatctaaccatgactcccatctacctAGCCATGACTCCtatctatctaaccatgactctcatctatctaaccatgactcccatctatctaaccatgactcctaTCTATCTagccatgactcccatctatctaaccgtgactcccatctatctaaccatgactcccatctatctaaccatgactcccatctatctaaccatgactcccatctatctaaccatgactcccatctatctaaccatgactcccatctatctaaccatgactcccatctatctaaccatgactcccatctatctaaccatgactcccatctatctaaccatgactcccatctatctaaccatgactcccatctatctaaccatgactcccatctatctaaccatgactcccatctatctaaccatgactcccatctatctaaccatgactcccatctatctaaccatgactcccatcgatctaaccatgactcccatcgatctaaccatgactcccatctatctaaccatgactcccatctatctaaccatgactcccatctatctaaccatgactcccatctatctaaccatgactcccatctatctaaccatgactcccatctatctaaccatgactcctatctatctaaccatgactcccatctatctaaccacgactcccatctatctaaccctgACTCCCATTTACCTAACcacgactcccatctatctaaccacgactcccatctatctaaccatgactcccatctatctaaccatgactccaGTGTTAATATAGTTGTACCTTGTTGTCTTCCCAGTAGAGCGCGAGAACCTGGTCTCCTGGTTTCAAGTTCCCCAGGCCTTGAGCCACTGCAGGCTCCATGGTCCCAACCTGCCCCTGGTCTGACCTCTGGTCTGACCTCTGCCCTTTGACCTGCCCCGTTCTCTTCTTAGGGGCGGTGTTGGAGTTGTTATGGGCGGGGTTAGTGCTGTTCCTGTTGTGTGGCTCCTCCCTCTCCCTGGGGGCGGGACCAGAGGAGTAGTTCTGTTGTTTGATTGGCCCTGTCCGGTGTTCCGTTGACGAGTCACCGTTTTGGAGGTGTGGCCCCCGTGCCAGGGCCGCTGCCCACTTGGCCTTTCACTGGACGAGACTCACCACGGGACACGCCCAGTCCTGCGTCCCGGCGCTACAGTCCTTCTCTTGCCCCGCCCACGACGTAGAGGAGTTCGACGGTCCGTTGTCCCGGTAACGGTCAAAGTTGTCAGAGTTGGGCCTTTCCCTGTGGgacttcccccctcctcctctccgtcTGCTGTTGGGCTCAgctctacaatacaacacaacgttACTGCACATCCCAGAATGCACCTTTCTTCATTGGCGTCGCCGTGTCCCGAGAATGAAAAGCACTGCACACACATTAGAAAACAGTCCACTCTCGCACGTTGTATTCATAAACACGGATGACATCGACAACGAGACGACATTCATAGTCAAGTCTCATCAAGTATCCATACAAActatgccacttaatataatgtttacataccctacattactcatctcatatgtatatactgtactctatatcatctactgtatctttatgtaatacatatatcactaaccactttaaactatgctactttatataatgttaacatatcctacattactcatctcatatgtatatactgtactctataccatctactgcatctttatgtaataaatgtatcactacccactttaaactatgctactttatataatgtttccatatcctacattactcatctcatatgtatatgtatatactgtactctatatcatctactgcatcttgcctgtgccgttctgtaccatcgctcattcatatatttatatgtacatattcttattcattcctttacacttgtgtgtataaggtagtagttgtggaattgtgaggttagattactcgttggttattactgcattgttggaactagaagcacaagcatttcgctacactcgcattagcatctgctaaccatgtgtatgtgatcaataacatctgctaaccatgtgtatgtgaccattaacatctgctaaccatgtgtatgtgaccaataacatctgctaaccatgtgtatgtgaccattaacatctgctaaccatgtgtatgtgaccattaacatctgctaaccataatTGAGAATGTCCAAGGCCCACCcccctgtctctggtgttatagtctctggtgttatagtctctagtcctgtctgtggtgttatagtctctggtgttatagtctctagtcctgtctctggtgttatagtctctagtcctgtctctggtgttatagtctctggtgttatagtctctagtcctgtctcctctaacatctgctaaccatgtgaccaataacatctgttaaccatgtgtatgtgatcaataacaatGTGATTTGATGAGACGATGTTCCCAATCAAGTCTAATCCAGTATTCATACCTGTTGTCTGTTCCGCTGTCAGATCTCTGGACCCCTTTAGGTTCTGATACACAGTTAGAACTGGACTCTGTCTGGTGCTGGCCTGGTTTAGAGGCAGCTGGTGCAGGTCCGTTGTCCTgcttcatccctcctcctcctcctcctctcttattaAACGACAGATCGGGTACCGAGTGCTGCTCTCGCCGACTTTGGTTCTGGAACCCTCCGGAACCAGAACTAGAACCTACTCTGATTCCCTGCTGGAAGGTTCTAGAACCAGAAGAATCCCCCTGGGTTCCGTCTGGGTTCTCTGTTCCGCTGGCCGGGGGCGGGGTACGTAGCAGCAGGGCAGAACACTGATGTCTGTCCTCTGGCCTCCCTGGCTGTTTGTCTCTCATGCtgggcctctctccacctctctgaccctcctccacctccaggaGGGGCCTTCTCCTGTGTCTGGCCCCTTTCCTGGCCTCTGTCCTGGGCTCTCTCCTGGCCCTGCCGGCCCCctgctggagctggggctggggtggATGTGGAGATCGAGGGGTCGTGGCCAGGTTTAGGGAAATCCTTGTCACTATCCCTCTGGAAACGAGGTGGTCGGTCGTTCCTGTCGTTCCTGAAGTCTGATCTGTCGTTCCTCTCGTTTCTCTCCTTCCGTGATCTGTCGTTCCTGGACCAGTCGTTCCTCCCGTCTGACCTGTCGCTGCGTTGGGGGTACCTGTCCTGGGACTGGCTGTTAGGAGGGAAAGCCATCTTACCCTCGTGATGCCTCTGGGAGGACTGGCTCTTTGGCTCTGGAGGAGAAacccagagagaacacacacacacacacgtgtgaatATTTAAAACATTTCAACCAAATTGGATACACAAAAGGTAGTTTTTGTTTGCCGATAGGcaggcctagtgcacggttctgtctgtctgtctggtgtctgacctgcctatactgatagatagacctagtgcacggttctgtctgtctgtctggtgactgacctgcctatactgatagatagacctagtgcacggttctgtctggtgtctgtctggtgtctgacctgcctatactgatagatagacctagtgcacggttctgtctgtctgtctggtgtctgacctgcctatactgatagatagacctagtgcacggttctgtctggtgtctgacctgcctatactgatagatagacctagtgcacggttctgtctgtctggtgtctgacctgcctatactgatagatagacctagtgcacagttctgtctgtctggtggctgacctgcctatactgatagatagacctagtgcacggttctgtctggtgtctgacctgcctatactgatagatagacctagtgcacggttctgtctgtctggtgtctgacctgcctatactgatagatagacctagtgcacggttctgtctgtctggtgtctgacctgcctatactgatagatagacctagtgcacggttctgtctgtctgtctggtgtctgtctgcctatactgatagatagacctagtgcacggttctgtctgtctggtgtctgacctgcctatactgatagatagacctagtgcacggttctgtctgtctgtctgtctgtctggtgtctgacctgcctatactgatagatagacctagtgcacggttctgtctgtctggtggctgacctgcctatactgatagatggacctagtgcacggttctgtctgtctggtggctgacctgcctatactgatagatggacctagtgcacggttctgtctgtctggtggctgacctgcctatactgatagatggacctagtgcacggttctgtctgtctggtgtctgacctgcctatactgatagatagacctagtgcacggttctgtctgtctgtctggtgactgacctgcctatactgatag
Above is a window of Oncorhynchus masou masou isolate Uvic2021 unplaced genomic scaffold, UVic_Omas_1.1 unplaced_scaffold_825, whole genome shotgun sequence DNA encoding:
- the LOC135537729 gene encoding LOW QUALITY PROTEIN: tudor domain-containing protein 3-like (The sequence of the model RefSeq protein was modified relative to this genomic sequence to represent the inferred CDS: inserted 3 bases in 2 codons; deleted 1 base in 1 codon), which produces MLRLQMTDGHTNAVGLEFTHLSQISLNTPPGTKVKVLGTVQVKNGILLLDDSKISVLGGEVDHMMEKWELQRSLAKHSRSNIGREGGAPPFVPFGQKCVRNEEVDSRELDTRKTLVSTSVVKTADENEEFEKQRLAAIAEVAKNKEGTRTFGGGGNAGGNLVNTGGRDRRGGGDRGDRDSHRQRREERTEESSRPEGNYRELGSYREQPNYRTRQLLRVDERALRDIMEMGFDKEDARQALMDNNNNMEVALNSLLTGTFKPPHPEEPSRPPPRADRGRGRGRGRSSRFGGEDEEEGAGGRPSGPSTLFDFLESKMGSFSLQEPKSQSSQRHHEGKMAFPPNSQSQDRYPQRSDRSDGRNDWSRNDRSRKERNERNDRSDFRNDRNDRPPRFQRDSDKDFPKPGHDPSISTSTPAPAPAGGRQGQERAQDRGQERGQTQEKAPPGGGGGSERWREAQHERQTAREARGQTSVFCPAATYPAPGQRNREPXDGTQGDSSGSRTFQQGIRVGSSSGSGGFQNQSRREQHSVPDLSFNKRGGGGGGMKQDNGPAPAASKPGQHQTESSSNCVSEPKGVQRSDSGTDNRAEPNSRRRGGGGKSHRERPNSDNFDRYRDNGPSNSSTSWAGQEKDCSAGTQDWAXSRGESRPVKGQVGSGPGTGPHLQNGDSSTEHRTGPIKQQNYSSGPAPREREEPHNRNSTNPAHNNSNTAPKKRTGQVKGQRSDQRSDQGQVGTMEPAVAQGLGNLKPGDQVLALYWEDNKFYRSRIDAVHPSGLTAVVVFTEYGNCEEVLLHNIRPVSTDFWKEEEGLEYRRGGDGQPRTTTRTRPTVQYYQPPRARD